A part of Terriglobus roseus genomic DNA contains:
- a CDS encoding GH39 family glycosyl hydrolase: protein MNRKCVSWALCVVAGLFAVAPSAVAQHALPADTAQQVNITVNLDKPLGTYKPIYAWFGYDEANFTTMHDGRALMKELHDLSPVPVTIRAHHLLTSGNGVPELKWSSTGVYSEDAQGKPVYNFTLLDGIFDAYRDAGVRPMVELGFMPKDLAADVPGRPEAYQVHYPASTISGRSNNPPKDYVKWGELCRTVTEHLVQRYGRDTVQQWYFEVWNEPDIDYWHGTPQDYFKLYDYAVAGVRAALPNAIVGGPATTGPRSDKAYAFLKGFLDHVRDDRSAADGKVIPLQFISFHAKGQPVIQNGEVTMGIRSELRDVDRGFSLIASYPQFKPLPIILSEADPEGCAACSSKVNPANNYRNGTLYPAYTAAAYKRLFDLADKHGVNLISMLSWSFEFENRDSFEGFRDLSTNGVDKPILNFFRMAAKMNGTRVTATSSAEVALDKALADGVRGNSDIAAMATRDSHSAATMLWNYNDAAASTTTASVQLTIAQLSSAVHAVRVTEYRIDSMHSNAYTVWQQLGSPAHPTPDQLRKLKSVDGLQSMGPPHRVTVKNAKLTMAVALPAQSVSLFLFDW, encoded by the coding sequence GTGAATCGCAAGTGTGTGAGCTGGGCTTTGTGCGTCGTAGCTGGATTGTTTGCTGTTGCACCTTCTGCTGTTGCGCAGCACGCGTTGCCTGCAGACACCGCGCAGCAGGTAAACATCACGGTGAATCTCGACAAGCCCTTAGGTACGTACAAGCCGATTTACGCGTGGTTCGGGTACGACGAAGCGAACTTCACCACGATGCACGACGGTCGCGCTTTGATGAAGGAGCTTCACGATCTCAGCCCTGTGCCAGTTACGATCCGCGCTCATCACCTGCTGACAAGCGGAAACGGTGTCCCGGAACTGAAGTGGAGTTCCACTGGCGTCTATAGCGAAGATGCGCAGGGAAAGCCGGTGTACAACTTCACATTGCTCGACGGTATCTTCGACGCGTATCGCGACGCGGGTGTGCGGCCCATGGTGGAGCTTGGCTTCATGCCGAAGGACCTTGCAGCAGATGTGCCGGGACGCCCCGAAGCCTACCAGGTGCACTATCCGGCCAGCACCATCAGCGGTCGCAGCAATAATCCTCCGAAGGATTATGTGAAGTGGGGTGAGTTGTGTCGCACCGTCACCGAGCATCTTGTGCAGCGCTATGGCCGTGACACCGTGCAGCAATGGTACTTCGAGGTATGGAACGAACCAGACATTGATTACTGGCACGGAACACCGCAGGACTATTTCAAGTTGTATGACTATGCCGTGGCCGGCGTGCGTGCTGCTCTTCCGAATGCGATTGTTGGTGGCCCCGCGACGACTGGTCCGCGCTCCGATAAAGCTTACGCATTTCTCAAGGGATTTCTCGATCACGTGCGCGATGATCGTAGCGCAGCCGATGGTAAGGTAATCCCGCTGCAGTTCATCAGCTTTCACGCAAAGGGACAGCCGGTTATTCAGAATGGTGAAGTCACCATGGGCATTCGCAGCGAACTACGCGATGTGGACCGCGGCTTCTCACTGATCGCAAGTTATCCGCAGTTCAAGCCATTGCCCATCATTCTTTCGGAGGCTGATCCGGAGGGTTGTGCGGCGTGTTCCAGCAAGGTGAATCCTGCGAATAACTATCGCAATGGCACGCTATACCCTGCCTATACAGCAGCGGCGTACAAGCGGCTCTTCGACCTTGCAGATAAGCATGGCGTCAACCTCATCAGTATGTTGAGTTGGTCGTTCGAGTTTGAGAACCGCGACTCGTTTGAAGGCTTCCGCGATCTTTCTACTAACGGTGTCGATAAACCGATCCTGAACTTCTTCCGCATGGCTGCGAAGATGAACGGCACACGTGTGACAGCAACCAGCAGCGCTGAAGTTGCGCTGGATAAAGCTCTTGCCGATGGAGTCCGTGGCAATTCCGACATTGCAGCCATGGCTACCCGAGATTCTCACAGCGCTGCCACCATGCTGTGGAATTACAACGACGCTGCGGCATCTACAACGACAGCATCAGTCCAACTCACGATCGCGCAATTGTCCAGCGCAGTACATGCCGTGCGCGTAACGGAATATCGCATTGACAGCATGCACAGCAACGCCTACACCGTGTGGCAGCAGCTTGGCTCTCCTGCTCATCCCACACCGGATCAGCTCCGCAAGCTGAAGTCTGTCGATGGTCTTCAATCGATGGGCCCCCCGCATCGTGTCACGGTAAAGAATGCAAAGCTAACCATGGCCGTTGCACTGCCTGCGCAAAGTGTGTCGTTGTTTCTCTTCGATTGGTAG
- a CDS encoding YeiH family protein, producing the protein MSNTRTVPDTSASSGALVDLLRTLPGVLLLFVVGYAGKFLEQFIARYGKAHHLVLPNIEYVLWAILIGLLISNTVGVPKIFRSGVATYEFWLKLGIVLLGARFLMGDILKLGGIALALVFVEIILALAFMTWLGKRFRLAPKLISLLSVGASVCGVSAIIATQGAIDADEEDSSYAIAAILALGAVSLFLFPLIGHALHLSDQAYGVWTGLAVDNTAETAAAGALYSDAAGKVAVLVKTCRNAMIGFVVLGYAIYWASKGQASGVENKAAFLWKKFPKFVLGFLLISTLASVNFFSKTNLLALGNLSRWAFLLTFAGVGLRTSFRDLSKQGVRPLMVGVIGEVVIAVMTLALVWGADRAFHL; encoded by the coding sequence ATGTCCAATACTCGTACGGTTCCTGATACCTCTGCTTCCTCTGGTGCGCTCGTAGACCTGCTGCGCACGTTACCCGGCGTTCTGTTGCTGTTTGTTGTGGGCTATGCAGGAAAGTTTCTGGAGCAGTTCATTGCTCGCTACGGCAAAGCGCATCATCTTGTACTGCCGAACATTGAGTATGTGTTGTGGGCGATCCTGATCGGTCTGTTGATTTCCAACACTGTTGGCGTGCCAAAGATCTTCCGCAGCGGTGTGGCCACGTATGAGTTCTGGCTGAAGCTCGGCATCGTGCTGTTGGGTGCGCGCTTTCTGATGGGCGACATTCTGAAGCTTGGCGGTATCGCGCTCGCTCTGGTGTTCGTGGAGATTATCCTCGCGCTTGCTTTTATGACATGGCTAGGCAAACGTTTCCGGCTTGCTCCCAAGCTGATTTCACTGCTGTCCGTAGGTGCTTCCGTATGTGGCGTCTCCGCCATCATTGCCACGCAAGGTGCGATTGATGCGGATGAGGAAGACTCGTCGTACGCCATTGCCGCGATTCTCGCACTGGGTGCGGTGTCGTTATTTCTGTTCCCTCTCATTGGCCACGCGCTGCACCTGAGCGATCAGGCATATGGCGTATGGACCGGACTTGCCGTCGACAACACTGCAGAAACCGCCGCAGCAGGTGCGCTGTATTCCGATGCCGCTGGTAAGGTCGCTGTTCTTGTGAAGACATGCCGCAATGCCATGATCGGTTTTGTTGTGCTTGGCTACGCCATCTACTGGGCGTCAAAGGGACAGGCTTCAGGCGTAGAAAACAAAGCTGCGTTTCTATGGAAGAAGTTCCCGAAGTTCGTCCTTGGATTTCTACTGATTTCCACGTTGGCCAGTGTGAACTTCTTTTCCAAGACAAACCTTCTGGCACTTGGCAATCTTTCGCGGTGGGCATTTCTACTTACGTTCGCTGGAGTGGGATTACGCACCAGCTTCCGCGATCTGAGCAAGCAAGGTGTTCGCCCACTGATGGTGGGTGTTATTGGCGAAGTAGTGATTGCAGTGATGACTCTGGCGTTGGTGTGGGGCGCGGATCGCGCCTTTCATCTCTAG
- a CDS encoding TIGR03435 family protein, whose protein sequence is MRFRRLLPLLFAVALPAQQPATPPGGAPVPWETISIHVTDPAHADNGFEHNVANGLSQHAMTINFFIAAAYTFTIFPTKDLIEGLPDWAKDTKYDVEARVAPEDAAAYKKLTSLSIPDTARAFATQQYTGEMLMDQALLEDRFHIKMHTELRERNVFLLTVAKGGIKMKAAADPAHGSAIFDAGHTSGRGIGHISGKGIPVSFIGNILSMPAGGIVVDQSGDVGQYDFELHFAPQNMDTAAAGASNDPDFFTAIQEQLGLKLTRGKAQVPVVVIDHIEKPSDN, encoded by the coding sequence ATGAGATTCCGCCGCCTGCTGCCGTTGCTGTTCGCCGTAGCACTTCCTGCGCAACAACCGGCTACACCGCCAGGCGGTGCGCCCGTGCCGTGGGAGACCATCTCCATCCATGTCACAGACCCGGCACATGCTGACAATGGCTTCGAACACAACGTGGCGAATGGTTTATCGCAACATGCCATGACCATAAACTTCTTCATTGCGGCGGCATATACCTTCACAATCTTTCCCACGAAAGACCTGATTGAGGGGCTTCCTGACTGGGCGAAGGATACGAAGTATGACGTGGAAGCGCGCGTGGCCCCGGAGGATGCGGCGGCATACAAGAAGCTTACGAGCCTCTCCATTCCAGATACCGCTAGGGCATTTGCCACGCAGCAGTACACCGGCGAAATGCTGATGGACCAGGCGCTACTAGAAGACCGCTTTCATATAAAGATGCACACCGAACTGCGGGAACGCAATGTGTTCTTGCTGACGGTGGCAAAGGGCGGCATAAAGATGAAAGCAGCCGCGGACCCAGCCCATGGTTCTGCGATCTTTGATGCTGGCCATACCTCCGGGAGAGGCATTGGCCATATCTCCGGAAAAGGTATCCCGGTCTCGTTTATAGGCAACATACTGAGCATGCCTGCGGGCGGCATAGTGGTGGATCAGTCAGGCGATGTCGGACAATACGATTTTGAACTGCATTTCGCTCCGCAGAATATGGATACAGCAGCTGCCGGCGCCAGCAACGATCCGGATTTCTTTACCGCTATTCAGGAGCAGCTTGGACTGAAACTAACGCGCGGTAAAGCACAGGTTCCGGTAGTCGTGATTGACCACATCGAAAAGCCTTCCGACAACTAG
- a CDS encoding LutC/YkgG family protein has protein sequence MSDDARFTVLDTIRRQLAADPDVETLIDDSPEEAYARIPRTYQRTSKLNREETLELFYDRLRDYDSELVFTDEAGIANAVAHAMREANETLLLVPAGVPEEWLPQNDVEVRRDFDLPLQPLEEPRVVLTPCTVAIAMSGTIILEHGEEQGRRAATLLPDHHICVLWRDQVVETIAEALQRITHRTSPITTIAGPSATSDIEMTRIRGVHGPRRLTAIIL, from the coding sequence ATGAGTGATGACGCACGTTTTACCGTACTGGATACGATTCGCCGCCAGCTCGCCGCTGATCCTGATGTGGAGACGCTGATCGACGATTCTCCGGAAGAAGCGTACGCACGCATTCCACGCACATATCAGCGCACCTCGAAGCTGAATCGTGAAGAGACGTTGGAGCTTTTCTACGACCGGCTGCGCGATTACGATTCGGAACTTGTCTTCACCGACGAAGCAGGTATCGCAAACGCTGTTGCCCACGCCATGCGCGAGGCGAACGAAACACTTCTTCTTGTACCTGCGGGGGTTCCTGAAGAGTGGCTGCCGCAGAACGATGTGGAAGTCCGCCGCGATTTCGATCTGCCTTTGCAGCCGCTGGAAGAACCTCGCGTTGTACTTACGCCTTGCACAGTGGCCATTGCAATGAGCGGCACCATCATCCTGGAACATGGCGAGGAACAGGGCCGTCGCGCTGCAACGCTGCTACCTGACCATCACATCTGCGTGCTGTGGCGCGACCAGGTGGTGGAGACGATTGCAGAAGCGCTGCAACGCATCACGCATCGCACCTCGCCCATCACCACCATCGCAGGGCCATCCGCCACGAGCGACATTGAGATGACACGCATCCGCGGCGTACACGGCCCGCGGCGATTGACGGCCATCATCCTGTAA
- a CDS encoding TonB-dependent receptor gives MNPISHNAILRTFRRSAFALMLAAAPVAVLSVGAPSAWGQASASTDAAGTVTDATGAKVPGATIHLINNGTKAERTTKSNGSGDWSIPNLPPANYSIRVEKDGFKTSVIPSLDVQIGQTANGSVTLAVGGTNETVEVSTLPPQLQTQEATVGQVIDQKQINDLPLNGRNVLQLATLAPGVSPPQSGQQGGSAAQTGTASSSRNLYITVDGGRGNSTNYVLDGTYVRSVRFNNMSLLPNTDTLQEFNLLRSTFSTEYGQGQAVVSMVTKSGTNSIHGSGYLFARNGIFDARNYFQPASTGPKPDFHRWQFGGTFGGPIIKDHLFVFGGYEGQRSSKQNLYTALFPTQNELNGTWEANSSQALPGNNGGFAYNKANPAGFTVTNKVAQVLNPTYPVLNSDALTINGSSNYGLTLPFTDNYDSYTVRGDWNVTSKNSLFGRYANYNASQITPTATGSSTSNPLLGRNAVLGDTYLITNKIVNEVRIGWNEFYNITLGVLQSAGPNGNWASAEGLTNVTALTSPRQNGRASFGIASFGNVGDGSGDQGGHENVLSIGDSISDVLGKHTLKAGFQFQNRRLWQIADNNSRGAATFDNCTTATYNAGYTPTSPNDTGGGATGGNCAVGNKGYQLNGVWYLYNKFQNYARGMCTSGCNGNAGTTLGHYRDNTYGVFVSDIWTITPKLTANLGFRWEYNQPFHEQNGLEGSLDPTTHLVTFSKLPANIPQAYLNAGIIDTQHTYQPGIIQPFKKGFMPRVGLAYEMHPGTVVRAGYGIYFDNLNTNELQFTRYAAPLYFQQAFSNVTTNQLYPDPLTTTQIPSPFSIFPFNKQPLTQEWNASLQQDLGHGLLMELAYTGSNSHHMWKRYDQNMCQQYPFVVPANISVCTRANPKFGNGILTSSTLGAANFNGGSIKVEKRQSNGLYYLGSYQWSKNLDNISGEAGANDSSYATTTAFDHSYSNFDVRNRAVISGGYELPFGKGKEFLQGKVATAVLGGWSFQPAIQLRTGYPFNITGSGCSFASYNTCRAFLAPGRTIASSFKGSNRGISSWFDPTAYSQDPNTATVCAPGANCTGTASNGQAVAVNCTTSTSYCSATRPQPFLQGWVTRNTGRGPGTVSFDLSAIKNFKVYERFNMQFRVEAYNVINHGIFSNPSGAIATGTSVGKITGTSMDNRSLQFAIKGTF, from the coding sequence TTGAATCCGATCTCCCATAACGCCATCCTGCGTACGTTCCGGCGCAGTGCGTTCGCCCTTATGCTGGCGGCCGCTCCCGTCGCCGTGCTTTCCGTAGGCGCACCTTCCGCATGGGGCCAGGCATCTGCATCCACAGACGCTGCTGGTACCGTTACGGACGCAACCGGCGCAAAGGTTCCGGGAGCCACGATCCATCTCATTAACAACGGCACTAAGGCCGAACGTACCACCAAGTCCAACGGCTCTGGCGACTGGTCCATTCCCAATCTGCCTCCGGCCAACTACAGCATCCGCGTGGAAAAGGACGGCTTCAAGACTTCCGTCATCCCGTCCCTGGATGTTCAGATCGGCCAAACTGCCAATGGTTCCGTAACGCTCGCCGTCGGTGGCACCAACGAAACGGTTGAGGTCAGCACCCTTCCGCCACAGCTCCAGACACAGGAAGCCACAGTTGGCCAGGTCATCGACCAGAAGCAGATCAACGACCTCCCACTGAACGGCCGTAACGTGTTGCAGCTCGCCACACTGGCCCCGGGCGTTTCGCCGCCGCAGAGCGGCCAGCAGGGTGGTTCAGCCGCGCAGACCGGTACCGCCTCGTCATCCCGTAACTTGTACATCACGGTAGACGGTGGTCGCGGTAACTCGACCAACTACGTGCTCGACGGCACGTATGTGCGTTCCGTTCGCTTCAACAACATGTCGCTGCTGCCGAACACGGATACCCTGCAGGAGTTCAACCTCCTCCGCTCAACCTTCTCCACGGAGTATGGTCAGGGCCAGGCAGTCGTCTCCATGGTCACCAAGTCTGGTACCAACAGCATTCACGGATCGGGCTACCTGTTTGCACGTAACGGTATCTTCGACGCGCGTAACTACTTCCAGCCAGCGTCTACCGGGCCTAAGCCAGACTTCCATCGTTGGCAGTTTGGTGGCACCTTTGGTGGCCCAATCATCAAGGACCATCTCTTCGTCTTTGGCGGTTATGAAGGTCAGCGCTCGTCGAAACAGAACCTTTACACGGCCTTGTTCCCAACGCAGAACGAGTTGAACGGTACATGGGAAGCTAATAGCAGCCAGGCCCTTCCCGGAAACAATGGCGGCTTTGCCTATAACAAGGCCAATCCGGCCGGTTTCACCGTAACCAACAAGGTCGCGCAAGTCCTGAACCCAACCTATCCAGTACTGAACTCGGATGCGTTGACGATCAACGGTAGTTCAAACTACGGTCTCACGTTGCCGTTCACTGACAACTATGATTCGTACACGGTTCGCGGCGACTGGAACGTCACCTCAAAGAACTCGCTCTTCGGACGTTACGCAAACTACAACGCCAGCCAGATCACCCCGACGGCTACCGGCAGCTCGACCTCGAATCCTCTGCTCGGCCGTAACGCAGTACTCGGTGACACGTACCTCATCACAAACAAGATCGTGAACGAAGTCCGTATCGGTTGGAATGAGTTCTACAACATCACTCTTGGTGTGTTGCAGAGCGCTGGTCCCAACGGTAACTGGGCGTCAGCGGAAGGTCTGACTAACGTCACAGCTCTCACGTCTCCACGTCAGAATGGTCGTGCTAGTTTCGGCATCGCCAGCTTCGGCAACGTAGGTGACGGATCGGGCGATCAGGGTGGTCACGAAAATGTGCTGAGCATCGGTGACTCGATTTCGGATGTACTCGGTAAGCACACGCTCAAAGCCGGCTTCCAGTTCCAGAACCGCCGTCTGTGGCAGATTGCCGATAACAACTCTCGCGGCGCTGCAACCTTCGACAACTGCACCACGGCAACCTATAACGCTGGCTATACGCCCACCAGCCCGAACGACACTGGCGGCGGCGCAACCGGCGGCAACTGCGCCGTAGGCAACAAGGGCTATCAGTTGAATGGTGTCTGGTACCTCTATAACAAATTCCAGAACTACGCTCGCGGCATGTGTACTTCGGGTTGCAACGGTAACGCTGGCACCACGCTCGGCCACTATCGCGACAACACCTACGGCGTCTTTGTCAGCGATATCTGGACGATCACTCCCAAGTTGACCGCAAACCTCGGTTTCCGTTGGGAATACAACCAGCCCTTCCACGAGCAGAATGGTTTGGAAGGATCACTCGATCCAACCACTCACTTGGTTACCTTTAGCAAGCTCCCGGCAAACATTCCTCAGGCGTATTTGAATGCCGGCATCATCGACACACAGCACACGTATCAGCCTGGCATCATCCAGCCCTTCAAAAAGGGTTTCATGCCTCGCGTCGGTCTCGCGTATGAAATGCATCCCGGAACTGTCGTCCGCGCCGGTTACGGTATCTACTTCGACAACCTGAACACCAACGAACTGCAGTTCACACGGTATGCAGCTCCGCTGTACTTCCAGCAGGCGTTCAGCAACGTAACTACCAATCAGCTCTATCCGGATCCGCTCACAACGACGCAGATTCCTTCGCCGTTCTCGATCTTCCCATTCAACAAGCAGCCGCTCACCCAGGAATGGAACGCCAGTCTGCAGCAGGATCTCGGCCATGGACTCTTGATGGAATTGGCCTACACCGGCAGCAACTCGCACCACATGTGGAAGCGGTATGACCAGAACATGTGTCAGCAGTATCCGTTCGTCGTCCCGGCGAATATCTCCGTTTGTACCCGCGCCAACCCGAAGTTCGGCAACGGAATCCTGACCAGCTCCACTCTGGGTGCAGCCAACTTCAACGGTGGTTCCATCAAGGTGGAAAAGCGCCAGAGCAATGGCCTCTACTACCTCGGCAGCTACCAGTGGTCCAAGAACCTCGACAACATCTCGGGTGAGGCTGGTGCAAACGACTCGTCGTACGCCACCACCACCGCATTCGATCACTCCTACTCGAACTTCGACGTTCGCAACCGCGCTGTAATTTCGGGCGGATACGAACTTCCGTTCGGCAAGGGTAAGGAATTCCTTCAGGGTAAGGTTGCTACTGCCGTCCTTGGCGGATGGAGCTTCCAGCCCGCTATTCAGCTCCGTACGGGCTACCCGTTCAACATCACGGGTTCGGGCTGCAGCTTCGCCTCCTACAACACCTGCCGCGCTTTCCTCGCGCCAGGCCGCACGATCGCCAGCTCCTTCAAAGGCTCAAACCGCGGCATCAGCAGCTGGTTTGATCCGACTGCGTACTCGCAGGATCCCAATACAGCCACAGTTTGCGCGCCCGGCGCAAACTGCACCGGCACCGCTTCCAACGGACAGGCTGTAGCGGTGAACTGCACCACCAGCACCAGCTATTGCTCTGCAACTCGTCCTCAGCCATTCCTTCAGGGCTGGGTCACCCGTAACACCGGCCGCGGTCCCGGCACGGTGTCCTTCGACCTCTCGGCGATCAAGAACTTCAAGGTCTATGAGCGGTTCAACATGCAGTTCCGCGTCGAAGCTTATAACGTAATCAACCACGGCATCTTCTCCAACCCTTCGGGTGCAATTGCCACCGGTACCTCGGTTGGCAAGATTACCGGCACCTCGATGGATAACCGCAGCCTGCAGTTCGCCATCAAGGGAACGTTCTAA
- a CDS encoding DUF2306 domain-containing protein, giving the protein MATLPAIAPGTPARRLRPHHYLWIVLGLMGLSVLAYTDYPTFLGSDPLHARARFLKELAILIPHAVCGVTATVLGPFLFSTRFRQRHLLRHRVMGRVYVICIAVAAPTAYLLEPNIANGVGGLLWAACTFAAYQTARNRQIQAHRQWMVRSYLFTLNFIFTRVANPIPAWVHLSDERFFLILISLFAAYLFFPDIYFNWRELTTRRKAAV; this is encoded by the coding sequence ATGGCAACGCTTCCCGCCATCGCGCCTGGAACACCTGCCCGCCGTCTGCGACCGCATCATTATCTCTGGATAGTGTTGGGGTTGATGGGACTCAGCGTTCTGGCTTACACCGACTATCCAACCTTCCTCGGTTCGGATCCGCTTCATGCACGTGCACGTTTTCTGAAAGAACTTGCGATCCTAATCCCGCATGCCGTGTGCGGTGTAACAGCAACAGTGTTAGGTCCGTTTCTTTTCTCCACGCGTTTTCGACAGCGCCATTTATTGCGCCATCGAGTAATGGGTCGTGTGTATGTAATCTGCATCGCAGTCGCGGCACCCACGGCATATCTTCTGGAACCGAACATTGCGAATGGTGTGGGCGGATTACTGTGGGCAGCATGCACGTTTGCTGCATACCAAACTGCGCGCAACCGACAGATACAGGCGCACCGGCAATGGATGGTGCGGTCTTACCTGTTTACGCTGAACTTCATCTTTACGCGCGTGGCCAATCCGATACCCGCGTGGGTGCACCTTAGCGATGAGCGATTCTTCCTGATCCTCATAAGCCTCTTTGCGGCTTATCTATTCTTCCCGGACATCTACTTCAACTGGCGTGAACTCACGACAAGGCGTAAAGCAGCTGTTTGA
- a CDS encoding cupin domain-containing protein: protein MNRRDFLGAAGVLPSALVQHSQGITHVDTVRTGPALKSSVVKSSSLQATGDSPGAKAKTHFNGPTKQLAALASGLVTLEPGARPHPPHRHPEEELVIIAEGTGEIVVDGVTTHVGPGDMMYAEANVLHGIVNTGKTHMTFYFTKMLAKNA, encoded by the coding sequence ATGAACAGGAGAGACTTTCTGGGAGCGGCTGGCGTGTTGCCCTCTGCTCTCGTTCAGCATTCACAGGGCATTACGCACGTAGATACAGTGCGCACTGGTCCAGCGCTCAAGAGTTCCGTGGTGAAATCCTCTAGTCTGCAAGCCACTGGCGATAGTCCTGGCGCGAAGGCGAAGACACACTTCAACGGCCCGACGAAACAGCTCGCAGCTCTGGCATCGGGATTGGTCACACTGGAACCGGGTGCACGCCCGCATCCGCCACACCGTCACCCCGAAGAAGAACTGGTGATCATTGCGGAAGGCACTGGCGAGATCGTGGTGGATGGTGTCACCACCCACGTTGGCCCCGGCGACATGATGTACGCCGAAGCCAACGTGCTGCATGGGATCGTCAACACGGGCAAAACGCACATGACCTTCTACTTCACGAAGATGCTCGCCAAGAACGCCTGA
- a CDS encoding 3-keto-disaccharide hydrolase: MRTAIAILFLATSVSIAAQSVPKELESQPTRPPVTGPHGETLIGMPKFHEPLPYDIDAHTGYTQIFDGASLKGWDGDPTIWRVEDGIMIGETLQDKPRGNSYIVYTDKKTKDFDLKLQMKIEKGGGGGIQYRSHAGTPWTRPQPAAAGPNGTPTKWLLTGPQADFWFPVGRAAQQHTGQWYSENTMQGILAYRGQVTQALPGDGNRLVANIGDRQGLGGYVRTNEWNDYEIIARGGVMMHIMNGQLMAIFIDDNPNDANNQIGNIGFEIESQPCKISVRDIWLRTFDK, encoded by the coding sequence ATGCGCACTGCCATCGCCATTCTGTTTCTCGCAACTTCCGTTTCCATCGCCGCGCAATCTGTACCGAAGGAACTGGAATCGCAACCAACGCGTCCGCCCGTCACCGGCCCACACGGCGAAACCCTGATCGGCATGCCGAAGTTCCATGAGCCGTTGCCCTACGACATCGACGCGCACACCGGTTACACCCAGATCTTCGACGGCGCCTCACTCAAGGGATGGGATGGAGACCCCACCATCTGGCGCGTGGAAGACGGCATCATGATCGGCGAGACGCTGCAGGACAAGCCGCGCGGCAACAGCTACATCGTTTACACCGACAAGAAGACCAAAGACTTCGACCTGAAGCTCCAGATGAAGATAGAGAAGGGCGGCGGAGGCGGCATCCAGTACCGCTCCCACGCCGGAACCCCATGGACACGCCCGCAACCAGCCGCCGCAGGCCCCAACGGCACACCCACCAAGTGGCTACTTACCGGCCCGCAGGCCGACTTCTGGTTCCCTGTGGGGAGAGCCGCGCAGCAGCACACCGGCCAGTGGTACTCCGAGAACACCATGCAGGGCATCCTGGCCTACCGGGGCCAGGTAACCCAGGCACTCCCCGGCGACGGAAACCGCCTTGTAGCCAACATCGGCGACCGCCAGGGCCTGGGTGGGTACGTGCGCACCAACGAGTGGAACGATTATGAAATCATTGCGCGCGGCGGCGTGATGATGCACATCATGAACGGCCAGTTGATGGCCATCTTCATCGACGACAACCCGAACGACGCCAACAATCAGATCGGTAACATCGGCTTCGAGATCGAGTCCCAACCCTGCAAGATCAGCGTCCGAGACATCTGGTTGCGCACCTTCGACAAGTAG